In Dermacentor variabilis isolate Ectoservices chromosome 7, ASM5094787v1, whole genome shotgun sequence, a genomic segment contains:
- the LOC142587110 gene encoding uncharacterized protein LOC142587110 translates to MLLRLVPVVLVTLVAGAGLTDAYYAPTKKFEVPESAYHQYMHLAVELARFKSRGRRPALYLLGLRRVYWPKGRNNIVVLTIDVADSTCNRWPRNPRNFHCKPRVPSPVYSCKGRVLVRKGVEFVKLLWTKCWKSTCRKRDYVGYAF, encoded by the exons ATGCTTCTGCGCCTGGTACCCGTCGTGCTGGTGACCTTAGTTGCCGGGGCAGGTCTCACTGACGCATACTACGCGCCCACCAAGAAGTTCGAGGTACCCGAGTCCGCCTACCACCAGTACATGCATCTAGCAGTGGAACTGGCGCGCTTCAAGTCACGGGGCCGGCGACCGGCCTTGTACCTGTTGGGCCTGAGGAGAGTTTATTGGCCG AAAGGAAGAAATAACATAGTGGTTCTCACCATTGACGTCGCCGACTCGACCTGCAACAGGTGGCCAAGGAATCCACGGAACTTCCACTGTAAGCCAAGGGTACCCTCG CCCGTATATTCCTGCAAAGGCAGAGTACTGGTCAGAAAAGGAGTGGAGTTCGTCAAACTTTTGTGGACAAAGTGCTG GAAGAGCACCTGTAGGAAACGTGACTACGTCGGCTACGCCTTTTGA